A DNA window from Schlesneria paludicola DSM 18645 contains the following coding sequences:
- the ruvC gene encoding crossover junction endodeoxyribonuclease RuvC: protein MSFGSHNVELAARADCVLGVDPGLNRTGYAILARSAREPILREGGVIRSTQELTLAERVLELGRGLKEVIEEFRPQVMAIEQIFSTPKFPKTAILMAHARGALLFAAADAGIPVVHYMPNQVKQLLTGSGHATKLQIQLAIQQQLRLEKVLEPNDVADAFAVALCHYHSSRGVLSSLSNNALEW, encoded by the coding sequence GTGTCGATCCGGGGTTGAACCGTACGGGCTATGCGATTCTCGCACGTTCGGCTCGCGAGCCGATCCTGCGGGAAGGAGGGGTGATTCGGTCAACCCAAGAACTGACGCTTGCAGAACGCGTGCTGGAACTGGGACGCGGCTTGAAAGAAGTCATTGAAGAATTCCGGCCTCAGGTCATGGCGATCGAACAGATCTTTTCGACCCCGAAGTTTCCCAAGACCGCCATCTTGATGGCACACGCACGGGGTGCACTCCTTTTCGCCGCCGCCGACGCAGGAATTCCGGTGGTGCACTACATGCCCAATCAAGTCAAACAACTGCTGACAGGCAGCGGCCACGCGACGAAACTGCAGATCCAACTCGCCATTCAACAGCAACTGCGACTAGAGAAGGTGCTGGAGCCGAACGACGTCGCAGACGCGTTCGCCGTGGCATTGTGCCACTACCATAGCTCGCGCGGGGTGCTCAGCAGTTTGTCGAACAATGCGCTGGAATGGTAA